From Eubalaena glacialis isolate mEubGla1 chromosome 5, mEubGla1.1.hap2.+ XY, whole genome shotgun sequence, one genomic window encodes:
- the HGFAC gene encoding hepatocyte growth factor activator isoform X2 encodes MGRWAGVPSPCPPLGLSLLLLLLLVPRGAQPQAGRNQTEPPEYNATVTPGTPAIPVTSVTPRTPATATAPKAEGPHGGGLIHLPRAAPSNSSPGDTVLTEAGQPCRFPFRYGGRMVHSCTTEGSAHRKWCATTHNYDRDRAWGYCVQATTPREGPAALDPCASGPCLNGGSCSSTQDPESYHCTCPVAFTGKDCGTEKCFDESRYEYLEVGDRWARVHRGRVEQCECVGGQVRCQGTRHTVCQSSPCLNGGTCHLIVATGTTVCACPPDHAGRLCNIVPAQPCFMGSGTEYRGVASTAASGLSCLAWNSDLLYQELHVDSVGAAALLGLGPHAYCRNPDKDERPWCYVVKDSALSWEYCRLAACESLARIQPPPTEVLLSLPGPAAAGPAGRQTCGKRHKKRSFLRPRIIGGSSSLPGSHPWLAAIYIGNSFCAGSLVHTCWVVSAAHCFSNSPPRESVSVVLGQHFFNRTTDVTQTFGIEKYIPYPLYSVFNPSDHDLVLIRLEKKGERCAVRSQFVQPICLPEPGSAFPAGHKCQIAGWGHQDENVSGYSSLLREALVPLVADRKCSSPEVYGADISPNMLCAGYFDCRSDACQGDSGGPLACEKNGVAYLYGLISWGDGCGQPNKPGVYTRVASYVDWISDRIRPPKRPANPS; translated from the exons ATGGGGCGCTGGGccggggtccccagcccctgcccaccactTGGGCTGTCcctgctcctgctgctgctgctggtgcctCGAGGGGCTCAGCCCCAGGCTGGCAGG AACCAAACGGAACCCCCAGAATATAACGCCACAGTGACCCCTGGGACTCCCGCGATCCCCGTAACCTCGGTGacccccaggaccccagccaCAGCGACAGCGCCCAAGGCAGAGGGACCCCATGGTGGGGGGCTTATCCACCTGCCCAGGGCAGCCCCCTCCAATAgcagccctggggacacag TGCTCACCGAGGCCGGGCAGCCCTGCAGGTTCCCCTTCCGCTATGGCGGCCGCATGGTCCACTCCTGCACTACAGAGGGCAGCGCCCACAGGAAGTG GTGTGCCACGACTCACAACTATGACCGGGACAGGGCCTGGGGCTACTGTGTGCAGGCTACCACTCCCCGGGAGGGCCCAG CTGCCCTGGATCCCTGTGCCTCTGGCCCCTGCCTCAACGGGGGCTCGTGCTCCAGCACCCAGGACCCCGAGTCGTACCACTGCACCTGCCCCGTGGCCTTCACCGGCAAGGACTGCGGCACGG AGAAATGCTTTGACGAGAGCCGCTACGAGTACCTGGAGGTGGGCGATCGCTGGGCCCGCGTGCACCGGGGCCGAGTGGAACAGTGCGAGTGTGTGGGGGGCCAGGTCCGGTGCCAGGGCACCCGCCACACAG TTTGtcagagcagcccctgcttgaaCGGGGGCACCTGTCACCTGATCGTGGCCACCGGGACCACCGTGTGCGCCTGCCCCCCAGACCACGCCGGGCGGCTCTGCAACATTG TGCCGGCCCAGCCCTGCTTCATGGGGAGCGGCACTGAGTACCGAGGTGTGGCCAGCACGGCGGCCTCGGGCCTCAGCTGCCTGGCCTGGAACTCCGACCTGCTCTACCAGGAGCTGCACGTGGACTCTGTGGGCGCCGCGGCCCTCCTCGGCCTGGGGCCCCACGCCTACTGCCG GAACCCGGACAAGGACGAGAGGCCCTGGTGCTACGTGGTGAAGGACAGCGCGCTCTCCTGGGAGTACTGCCGCCTGGCAGCCTGCG AATCCCTTGCCAGAATTCAGCCCCCGCCCACCGAGGTCCTGCTGAGCCTGCCTGGGCCCGCGGCAGCTGGACCAGCCGGACGCCAGACCTGTGGCAAGAGGCACAAGAAGAGGAGCTTCCTACGGCCACGCATCATCGGCGGCTCGTCCTCGCTGCCCGGCTCCCACCCCTGGCTGGCCGCCATCTACATCGGGAACAGCTTCTGTGCAGGGAGCCTTGTCCATACCTGCTGGGTGGTGTCTGCCGCCCACTGCTTCTCCAACAG CCCCCCCAGGGAAAGTGTCTCTGTGGTCCTCGGCCAACACTTCTTCAACCGCACGACGGATGTGACGCAGACGTTCGGCATAGAGAAGTACATCCCGTACCCCCTGTACTCAGTGTTCAACCCCAGTGACCATGACCTCG TCCTGATCCGGCTGGAGAAGAAGGGGGAGCGCTGTGCTGTCCGTTCCCAGTTCGTCCAGCCCATCTGCCTGCCTGAGCCCGGCAGCGCCTTCCCCGCTGGGCACAAGTGCCAGATTGCGGGCTGGGGCCACCAGGATGAGA ATGTGAGTGGCTACTCCAGCTTGCTGCGGGAGGCCCTGGTCCCCTTGGTCGCCGACCGCAAGTGCAGCAGCCCGGAGGTGTACGGGGCAGACATCAGCCCCAACATGCTGTGCGCCGGCTACTTTGACTGCAGGTCTGACGCCTGCCAG GGGGACTCAGGCGGGCCCCTGGCCTGCGAGAAGAACGGCGTGGCCTACCTGTACGGCCTCATCAGCTGGGGTGACGGCTGCGGGCAGCCCAACAAGCCCGGCGTCTACACCCGCGTGGCCAGTTACGTGGACTGGATCAGCGACCGGATTCGGCCCCCCAAGCGGCCTGCGAATCCCTCCTGA
- the HGFAC gene encoding hepatocyte growth factor activator isoform X1, which produces MGRWAGVPSPCPPLGLSLLLLLLLVPRGAQPQAGRNQTEPPEYNATVTPGTPAIPVTSVTPRTPATATAPKAEGPHGGGLIHLPRAAPSNSSPGDTVLTEAGQPCRFPFRYGGRMVHSCTTEGSAHRKWCATTHNYDRDRAWGYCVQATTPREGPAALDPCASGPCLNGGSCSSTQDPESYHCTCPVAFTGKDCGTEKCFDESRYEYLEVGDRWARVHRGRVEQCECVGGQVRCQGTRHTVCQSSPCLNGGTCHLIVATGTTVCACPPDHAGRLCNIVPAQPCFMGSGTEYRGVASTAASGLSCLAWNSDLLYQELHVDSVGAAALLGLGPHAYCRNPDKDERPWCYVVKDSALSWEYCRLAACDKETEAQKSLARIQPPPTEVLLSLPGPAAAGPAGRQTCGKRHKKRSFLRPRIIGGSSSLPGSHPWLAAIYIGNSFCAGSLVHTCWVVSAAHCFSNSPPRESVSVVLGQHFFNRTTDVTQTFGIEKYIPYPLYSVFNPSDHDLVLIRLEKKGERCAVRSQFVQPICLPEPGSAFPAGHKCQIAGWGHQDENVSGYSSLLREALVPLVADRKCSSPEVYGADISPNMLCAGYFDCRSDACQGDSGGPLACEKNGVAYLYGLISWGDGCGQPNKPGVYTRVASYVDWISDRIRPPKRPANPS; this is translated from the exons ATGGGGCGCTGGGccggggtccccagcccctgcccaccactTGGGCTGTCcctgctcctgctgctgctgctggtgcctCGAGGGGCTCAGCCCCAGGCTGGCAGG AACCAAACGGAACCCCCAGAATATAACGCCACAGTGACCCCTGGGACTCCCGCGATCCCCGTAACCTCGGTGacccccaggaccccagccaCAGCGACAGCGCCCAAGGCAGAGGGACCCCATGGTGGGGGGCTTATCCACCTGCCCAGGGCAGCCCCCTCCAATAgcagccctggggacacag TGCTCACCGAGGCCGGGCAGCCCTGCAGGTTCCCCTTCCGCTATGGCGGCCGCATGGTCCACTCCTGCACTACAGAGGGCAGCGCCCACAGGAAGTG GTGTGCCACGACTCACAACTATGACCGGGACAGGGCCTGGGGCTACTGTGTGCAGGCTACCACTCCCCGGGAGGGCCCAG CTGCCCTGGATCCCTGTGCCTCTGGCCCCTGCCTCAACGGGGGCTCGTGCTCCAGCACCCAGGACCCCGAGTCGTACCACTGCACCTGCCCCGTGGCCTTCACCGGCAAGGACTGCGGCACGG AGAAATGCTTTGACGAGAGCCGCTACGAGTACCTGGAGGTGGGCGATCGCTGGGCCCGCGTGCACCGGGGCCGAGTGGAACAGTGCGAGTGTGTGGGGGGCCAGGTCCGGTGCCAGGGCACCCGCCACACAG TTTGtcagagcagcccctgcttgaaCGGGGGCACCTGTCACCTGATCGTGGCCACCGGGACCACCGTGTGCGCCTGCCCCCCAGACCACGCCGGGCGGCTCTGCAACATTG TGCCGGCCCAGCCCTGCTTCATGGGGAGCGGCACTGAGTACCGAGGTGTGGCCAGCACGGCGGCCTCGGGCCTCAGCTGCCTGGCCTGGAACTCCGACCTGCTCTACCAGGAGCTGCACGTGGACTCTGTGGGCGCCGCGGCCCTCCTCGGCCTGGGGCCCCACGCCTACTGCCG GAACCCGGACAAGGACGAGAGGCCCTGGTGCTACGTGGTGAAGGACAGCGCGCTCTCCTGGGAGTACTGCCGCCTGGCAGCCTGCG ataaggaaactgaggctcaga AATCCCTTGCCAGAATTCAGCCCCCGCCCACCGAGGTCCTGCTGAGCCTGCCTGGGCCCGCGGCAGCTGGACCAGCCGGACGCCAGACCTGTGGCAAGAGGCACAAGAAGAGGAGCTTCCTACGGCCACGCATCATCGGCGGCTCGTCCTCGCTGCCCGGCTCCCACCCCTGGCTGGCCGCCATCTACATCGGGAACAGCTTCTGTGCAGGGAGCCTTGTCCATACCTGCTGGGTGGTGTCTGCCGCCCACTGCTTCTCCAACAG CCCCCCCAGGGAAAGTGTCTCTGTGGTCCTCGGCCAACACTTCTTCAACCGCACGACGGATGTGACGCAGACGTTCGGCATAGAGAAGTACATCCCGTACCCCCTGTACTCAGTGTTCAACCCCAGTGACCATGACCTCG TCCTGATCCGGCTGGAGAAGAAGGGGGAGCGCTGTGCTGTCCGTTCCCAGTTCGTCCAGCCCATCTGCCTGCCTGAGCCCGGCAGCGCCTTCCCCGCTGGGCACAAGTGCCAGATTGCGGGCTGGGGCCACCAGGATGAGA ATGTGAGTGGCTACTCCAGCTTGCTGCGGGAGGCCCTGGTCCCCTTGGTCGCCGACCGCAAGTGCAGCAGCCCGGAGGTGTACGGGGCAGACATCAGCCCCAACATGCTGTGCGCCGGCTACTTTGACTGCAGGTCTGACGCCTGCCAG GGGGACTCAGGCGGGCCCCTGGCCTGCGAGAAGAACGGCGTGGCCTACCTGTACGGCCTCATCAGCTGGGGTGACGGCTGCGGGCAGCCCAACAAGCCCGGCGTCTACACCCGCGTGGCCAGTTACGTGGACTGGATCAGCGACCGGATTCGGCCCCCCAAGCGGCCTGCGAATCCCTCCTGA